From Lawsonia intracellularis PHE/MN1-00, the proteins below share one genomic window:
- a CDS encoding hemolysin family protein, with protein MDRSTEKNLWSRLLSFFHGRSNDSLEQAILEARDDGELDTEEGSMILSILKFDELQVQDVMIPRTDFDCMPSGSPVSEVASCIVETGHSRIPIYKDTRDNIVGIAYAKDLIELLLDPSKHHTPIDTTMREPFFVPETKPVRELLQEFRTRKNHLAIAIDEYGGTSGLLTIEDVLEEIVGDIEDEHDAPKEEDIHVIGDNCYELSGRAYLDDLLKLGINLEADEVDTIGGYLSLEAGHVPEQGETFEFDGWKFEVTEADAKQIRKVRVEKLLDEFSSKEENN; from the coding sequence TTGGATCGAAGTACAGAGAAAAATTTATGGTCACGCCTTTTAAGTTTTTTTCATGGACGATCTAATGATTCTCTTGAACAAGCCATTTTAGAAGCTCGAGATGATGGAGAGTTAGATACAGAAGAAGGAAGTATGATTCTTAGCATCCTAAAGTTTGATGAGTTACAAGTGCAGGATGTTATGATCCCAAGAACAGATTTTGATTGTATGCCTTCAGGCTCGCCAGTAAGCGAAGTAGCAAGTTGTATTGTTGAAACAGGTCATTCACGAATACCAATATATAAAGATACAAGAGATAATATAGTTGGTATTGCTTATGCAAAAGATCTCATAGAATTACTTTTAGACCCTTCAAAACATCATACACCTATAGACACAACAATGCGTGAACCTTTTTTTGTTCCAGAAACAAAGCCTGTTAGGGAATTATTACAGGAGTTTCGTACAAGGAAAAATCATCTTGCTATTGCCATTGATGAATATGGAGGTACTTCTGGTTTATTAACTATTGAAGATGTTCTTGAAGAAATTGTTGGGGATATTGAGGATGAACATGATGCTCCAAAAGAAGAAGATATCCATGTAATTGGAGATAATTGTTATGAGCTATCTGGTAGAGCATATCTAGATGATCTTCTAAAATTAGGTATTAACCTTGAAGCAGATGAGGTTGATACAATTGGTGGCTATCTTTCACTTGAAGCAGGACACGTTCCAGAGCAGGGCGAAACTTTTGAATTTGATGGTTGGAAGTTTGAAGTTACAGAAGCTGATGCAAAACAAATTCGTAAAGTGCGAGTGGAAAAATTACTTGATGAATTTAGTAGTAAAGAAGAAAATAATTAA
- the rpsL gene encoding 30S ribosomal protein S12, with translation MPTINQLIRHERKKVVKRKKTPALQGCPQRRGVCTRVYTTTPKKPNSALRKVARVRLTNGLEVTAYIPGEGHNLQEHSVVLIRGGRVKDLPGVRYHIIRGTLDTSGVQDRRQRRSKYGAKRPK, from the coding sequence ATGCCAACTATCAACCAACTTATTCGCCATGAGCGAAAGAAGGTTGTAAAACGTAAAAAAACACCTGCACTTCAAGGGTGTCCTCAACGCAGAGGTGTTTGTACTCGTGTATATACAACAACACCTAAAAAGCCTAACTCAGCACTAAGGAAAGTTGCACGTGTTCGTTTAACTAATGGGCTAGAAGTTACAGCTTATATCCCTGGTGAAGGTCATAATCTTCAAGAGCACTCTGTAGTGCTTATTCGTGGCGGCCGTGTTAAAGACTTACCTGGTGTACGTTATCATATTATTCGTGGTACACTTGATACCTCTGGTGTGCAAGATCGCCGTCAGCGTCGCTCAAAGTATGGTGCAAAGCGTCCAAAGTAA
- the rpsG gene encoding 30S ribosomal protein S7 yields the protein MPRKGPVPRREVLPDPIYNSRLASRFVNRLMYDGKKGVAEKIFYGALENLSEKTGEEPLRAFERALDNVKPQFEVKARRVGGATYQVPMEVRSDRQISLSIRWLITYARSRGEKGMVNKLAAEFLDAFNNRGGAVKKKEDTHRMAEANKAFAHYRW from the coding sequence ATGCCTCGTAAAGGTCCTGTCCCTAGAAGAGAAGTTTTACCTGACCCTATTTATAATAGTCGACTTGCTAGTCGTTTTGTAAATCGCCTTATGTATGATGGTAAGAAAGGTGTTGCTGAAAAAATTTTTTATGGTGCTCTTGAAAATCTTTCTGAGAAAACGGGGGAAGAACCCCTTCGTGCCTTTGAGCGTGCTCTAGACAATGTTAAACCACAATTTGAAGTGAAAGCCCGTCGTGTTGGTGGTGCAACATATCAAGTCCCTATGGAAGTGAGATCTGATAGGCAAATTTCTCTCTCTATCCGTTGGTTAATTACTTATGCTCGCTCACGTGGTGAAAAAGGTATGGTTAATAAGCTTGCAGCAGAATTTCTTGATGCTTTTAATAATCGTGGTGGTGCTGTTAAGAAAAAAGAAGATACTCACCGTATGGCTGAAGCAAACAAAGCCTTTGCACATTATCGTTGGTAA
- the purF gene encoding amidophosphoribosyltransferase, with protein MCGVFGITNHEEAARMAYFGLYSLQHRGQESAGIASYNGNNITSYVDMGLVPDVFSEDILSKELKGHYAIGHVRYSTTGISSRRNAQPISVRICDIELALAHNGNLTNAMQLRKQLENDGAIFQTNSDSEIFLHLIAHNLTNRSIEEAILYSCTQVKGAYSLVILVGNKLVGIRDPHGFRPLTLGKIEDSYALASESCAFDLLDITLIRDIKPGEMVIIDEGHVTSVPLLHSKNVPTRQCIFELIYFARPDSIVFGEDVYHCRKNMGIELSNECKTHADLVMPFPDSGVYAALGFSQASGIPYEQAYIRNHYVGRTFIQPSQNIRDFGVRIKLNPVRSMIANKRLCIIDDSIVRGTTVSTRVKKLRELKASEIHFRVSCPPLRFPCFYGINFSSKGELIAAKHPIEDLPNLLHLDTLYYLSLEGLLKSVSTSNNYCLACLNGEYPVPYEQKSVCSGCPKTKDSTK; from the coding sequence ATGTGTGGAGTATTTGGTATAACTAATCATGAAGAAGCAGCCCGTATGGCATATTTTGGCCTTTACTCTCTTCAACATAGAGGACAAGAAAGTGCAGGGATTGCATCATATAATGGTAATAATATTACATCATATGTAGATATGGGACTTGTACCAGATGTATTTAGTGAAGATATTCTAAGTAAAGAATTAAAAGGCCACTATGCTATTGGGCATGTAAGATACTCTACTACTGGTATTTCATCCAGAAGAAATGCCCAACCAATATCTGTACGTATTTGTGATATAGAACTAGCACTTGCACATAATGGAAATCTTACTAATGCAATGCAGTTAAGAAAACAACTTGAAAATGATGGTGCTATTTTTCAGACAAATAGTGATAGTGAAATTTTTCTCCACCTTATTGCACACAACCTTACAAACAGAAGTATAGAAGAAGCTATATTATATTCCTGCACACAAGTAAAAGGAGCTTATTCACTAGTTATTCTTGTAGGAAATAAGCTTGTAGGTATACGAGATCCTCATGGATTTAGACCACTTACTTTAGGGAAAATAGAAGATTCATATGCTCTTGCTTCAGAAAGTTGTGCTTTTGATCTTTTAGATATTACACTTATAAGAGATATTAAGCCAGGAGAAATGGTTATTATTGATGAAGGACATGTTACATCTGTACCCCTTCTACACTCAAAAAACGTACCTACTCGTCAATGTATTTTTGAACTTATTTACTTTGCTAGGCCTGACTCTATTGTCTTTGGAGAAGATGTCTATCATTGCAGAAAAAACATGGGTATTGAGCTCTCTAATGAATGTAAAACACACGCTGATCTTGTTATGCCTTTTCCTGACTCTGGAGTGTATGCAGCTCTAGGATTTTCTCAAGCATCTGGAATCCCATATGAGCAAGCTTATATTCGCAATCATTATGTTGGAAGAACTTTTATTCAACCTTCTCAAAATATTAGGGATTTTGGTGTACGTATAAAACTTAACCCTGTTCGCTCAATGATTGCTAATAAACGATTGTGTATTATAGACGATTCCATTGTAAGAGGAACCACTGTAAGTACAAGAGTAAAAAAACTACGTGAATTAAAAGCTTCTGAAATCCATTTCCGTGTAAGCTGTCCTCCATTACGTTTTCCTTGTTTTTATGGGATTAACTTTTCATCAAAAGGAGAACTCATTGCAGCAAAACATCCTATTGAAGATCTTCCCAACTTACTTCACCTAGATACACTTTATTATTTAAGCCTTGAAGGTCTTCTGAAATCTGTATCTACTTCTAATAACTACTGCCTTGCATGTCTAAATGGAGAATATCCTGTTCCATATGAACAAAAAAGTGTATGCTCAGGTTGTCCCAAAACAAAAGATAGTACTAAATAA
- a CDS encoding NUDIX domain-containing protein, giving the protein MADQCKCPHCGNYIKEYKNPLPAVDIIIYSPDHGVIVISRKNEPLGFAFPGGFIEYGETVEHAAIRESYEETGLQIILQGVLGVYSKKDRDPRHHTLSVVFVACPLDIEKLKAGDDAASAKFFLLNDMPELVFDHKKIFEDFNCFLQGKRPLAPLVEPTE; this is encoded by the coding sequence ATGGCTGATCAATGTAAGTGTCCTCATTGTGGTAATTATATAAAAGAATACAAAAATCCTCTTCCAGCTGTAGATATTATTATTTATAGTCCTGATCATGGCGTGATAGTTATATCAAGAAAAAATGAGCCATTAGGTTTTGCTTTTCCTGGAGGCTTTATAGAGTATGGAGAAACTGTGGAGCATGCTGCCATAAGAGAATCATATGAAGAAACAGGACTGCAAATTATTTTACAGGGTGTTTTAGGGGTATACTCTAAGAAAGATAGAGATCCTAGACATCACACACTATCAGTTGTATTTGTAGCATGCCCTTTAGATATTGAAAAGCTTAAGGCAGGTGATGATGCAGCTAGTGCAAAGTTTTTCCTTTTAAATGATATGCCAGAGCTTGTTTTTGATCATAAAAAAATTTTTGAAGATTTCAATTGTTTTTTACAAGGGAAGAGACCACTAGCACCTCTTGTAGAACCAACAGAATAG
- the carB gene encoding carbamoyl-phosphate synthase large subunit, translating to MPKRSDIKKIMVIGSGPIIIGQACEFDYSGTQGIKALKEEGYNVVLVNSNPATIMTDPTLANHTYIEPLELETVTAIIRKERPCALLPTLGGQTALNIALNLAKSGILHECGTELIGASADVIEKAESREKFRQSMENIGLKVPSSAIAKTIEEVHQIALNIPFPVIVRPAFTLGGTGGGIAYNMEDLELIAIQGLTASPTNEVMIEQSVIGWKEFEMEVVRDAADNCIIICSIENLDPMGIHTGDSITVAPAQTLSDIEYQKMRNASIAIMREIGVKTGGSNIQFGVNPKNGELVVIEMNPRVSRSSALASKATGFPIAKIAAKLAVGYTLDELRNDITYKTSAAFEPAIDYCVVKIPRFTFEKFPGAKDELTTSMKSIGEVMAIGRTFKEAFQKGLRSLETGLPGFNSSNYTFTEEELPILLRNPNSLRIVAIHQALSSGMSLNHIHTLTHIDPWFLYQFKELIEMELILHNFALSNTITASNPELRPLLLKAKQFGFSDKQLAIAWERPESDIRNLRKELDIVPTYYLVDTCAAEFEAFTPYYYSTYESAKELSLEKKKKVIIIGGGPNRIGQGIEFDYCCCHAAYALKDSNIEAIMINSNPETVSTDYDTSDRLYFEPLTFEDVMNIIAQEQPDGVVVQFGGQTPLNLALPLVRAGVPILGTSPEAIDRAENRSRFQALLQKLKLQQPANGTATSINEAASIAKTIGYPIVVRPSYVLGGRAMQIIYEEKELIHYFSLYGKDCNLDRPILIDQFLEYAIEVDVDALSDGTNVYIAGVMEHIEEAGIHSGDSSCVIPPHSLSQELIEDIKSQTTALAKELQVIGLMNIQFAIKDNVIYILEVNPRASRTTPFVSKATGVPLPYLAMQVMLGVSLKELNPWAIEKTGYVSVKESVFPFHRFPGVDIVLGPEMKSTGEVMGIASTFEEAFLKGQQGVGQYLPSTGKVFFSVNDRDKPLLIDIAKQYLQLGFELIATSGTAVLLSKNNIPVQHVLKVYEGRPNIIDLIKNGDIALVINTPSGKQTTNDSRTIRQATLQYNIPYSTTLAGAKAIARAIQASRDTPIQVKSIQEYYNL from the coding sequence ATGCCTAAGCGTTCGGATATAAAAAAAATTATGGTTATTGGTTCTGGCCCCATCATTATTGGTCAAGCATGTGAGTTTGACTACTCTGGGACACAAGGCATTAAAGCCCTCAAGGAGGAGGGATATAATGTTGTCCTTGTCAACTCTAATCCAGCAACTATAATGACAGATCCAACCCTTGCAAATCATACTTATATTGAACCTCTTGAATTAGAAACAGTTACTGCAATTATTCGGAAAGAACGCCCATGTGCATTACTTCCTACACTAGGAGGACAAACGGCATTAAATATAGCACTTAATTTGGCTAAATCTGGAATACTTCATGAGTGTGGAACAGAACTCATTGGAGCAAGCGCAGATGTCATAGAAAAAGCAGAAAGTCGTGAAAAATTCAGACAATCAATGGAAAATATTGGCCTTAAAGTTCCATCTAGTGCTATTGCAAAAACTATCGAAGAAGTCCATCAAATTGCATTAAATATCCCATTTCCTGTTATTGTTCGCCCTGCATTTACACTTGGAGGTACAGGTGGAGGAATTGCTTATAACATGGAAGATCTTGAACTAATTGCAATACAAGGACTTACTGCTAGTCCCACAAATGAAGTAATGATAGAACAATCTGTCATAGGATGGAAAGAGTTTGAAATGGAAGTTGTTCGGGATGCAGCTGACAATTGTATCATTATTTGTTCCATTGAAAACCTTGACCCTATGGGTATTCACACAGGCGACTCTATTACTGTTGCACCAGCACAAACGCTTTCAGATATAGAATACCAAAAAATGCGTAATGCCTCCATAGCTATTATGCGTGAAATTGGTGTAAAAACAGGAGGATCAAATATCCAATTTGGTGTTAATCCTAAAAATGGAGAACTTGTTGTTATAGAAATGAACCCACGTGTATCACGATCTTCTGCTCTTGCTTCAAAAGCAACAGGTTTTCCTATTGCCAAAATTGCAGCAAAACTTGCAGTAGGTTATACTCTTGATGAGCTAAGAAATGATATTACATATAAAACCTCAGCAGCTTTTGAACCAGCAATAGATTATTGTGTTGTTAAAATCCCTAGATTTACTTTTGAAAAGTTTCCTGGTGCAAAAGATGAATTAACAACGTCCATGAAAAGTATCGGAGAAGTAATGGCCATTGGTCGTACTTTTAAAGAAGCTTTTCAAAAAGGACTACGATCACTTGAAACTGGTCTTCCTGGATTTAATAGCTCTAACTATACATTTACAGAAGAAGAACTTCCTATACTTTTAAGAAACCCTAATTCATTACGTATTGTTGCTATTCATCAAGCATTATCTTCTGGAATGAGTTTAAACCATATTCATACTCTTACACATATTGATCCATGGTTTTTGTATCAATTCAAAGAACTCATAGAAATGGAGTTGATACTTCATAACTTTGCACTATCTAATACAATAACTGCTTCTAATCCTGAACTAAGGCCTTTATTACTTAAAGCTAAACAGTTTGGATTTTCTGATAAACAGCTTGCTATAGCCTGGGAACGACCAGAATCTGACATCCGTAACTTACGAAAAGAACTAGATATAGTTCCAACATACTATCTTGTAGATACATGTGCTGCAGAATTTGAAGCATTCACTCCTTATTATTATTCTACCTATGAGTCAGCAAAAGAACTCTCTTTAGAAAAAAAGAAAAAAGTTATTATAATTGGTGGTGGACCCAATCGAATTGGTCAAGGAATAGAGTTTGATTATTGTTGTTGTCATGCAGCATATGCTCTCAAAGATAGTAATATAGAAGCAATTATGATTAACTCCAATCCGGAGACAGTATCTACTGATTATGATACTTCTGATAGACTCTACTTTGAACCTCTAACATTTGAAGATGTAATGAATATTATTGCTCAGGAGCAACCAGATGGTGTTGTTGTCCAGTTTGGAGGCCAAACTCCTCTTAATCTTGCATTACCACTTGTTCGTGCTGGCGTACCAATTCTAGGAACAAGCCCTGAGGCTATAGATAGAGCAGAAAATCGATCAAGATTCCAAGCATTACTCCAAAAATTAAAACTACAACAACCTGCAAATGGTACAGCAACTTCTATAAATGAAGCAGCTTCTATTGCCAAAACTATTGGATATCCCATAGTTGTCCGCCCAAGCTATGTCCTTGGCGGTAGAGCTATGCAAATTATTTACGAAGAAAAAGAGCTTATACACTACTTTTCTCTATATGGAAAAGACTGTAATTTAGACCGACCAATACTTATTGATCAATTCCTTGAATATGCTATTGAGGTGGATGTTGATGCTCTCTCTGATGGAACTAATGTATATATTGCTGGAGTAATGGAGCATATCGAAGAAGCAGGCATTCACTCTGGGGATTCATCTTGTGTTATCCCTCCCCACTCATTATCCCAAGAATTAATAGAAGACATAAAAAGTCAAACAACAGCTCTTGCCAAAGAACTTCAAGTTATTGGACTCATGAATATCCAATTTGCCATAAAAGATAATGTTATTTATATATTGGAAGTTAACCCTAGAGCATCAAGAACAACTCCATTTGTCTCCAAAGCAACAGGAGTACCCCTTCCTTACCTAGCAATGCAAGTTATGCTTGGAGTAAGTCTTAAAGAGCTCAATCCTTGGGCTATAGAAAAAACAGGATATGTTTCTGTAAAAGAATCTGTTTTCCCTTTTCACCGCTTCCCTGGAGTAGATATTGTATTAGGGCCTGAAATGAAATCTACAGGAGAAGTTATGGGAATAGCTTCAACCTTTGAAGAAGCTTTTTTAAAAGGACAGCAAGGTGTAGGACAGTACCTACCAAGTACAGGTAAAGTATTTTTTTCTGTTAATGATAGAGATAAGCCTCTTCTTATAGATATAGCTAAACAATATCTCCAACTAGGCTTTGAACTTATTGCAACATCAGGAACCGCTGTACTACTCAGTAAAAATAACATTCCTGTACAACATGTTCTTAAGGTATATGAAGGACGACCTAATATTATAGATCTTATAAAAAATGGCGATATTGCTTTAGTTATAAACACACCATCAGGAAAACAAACAACTAATGACTCTAGAACTATCAGACAAGCCACATTACAATATAATATCCCATATAGCACAACACTTGCCGGAGCAAAAGCTATCGCACGAGCTATCCAAGCTTCAAGAGATACTCCTATTCAGGTAAAAAGTATTCAAGAATATTATAATTTGTAA
- the thiC gene encoding phosphomethylpyrimidine synthase ThiC has translation MFSLEKNKVLSELISKHIDKIALEERLTSEQINLGICSGTMVLLGNLKHSDVKPTLIGQPARIKVNANIGTSPLESSFNKEMDKLKVAYEAGADTVMDLSTGGDLYKIREEMLAGTSLPLGTVPLYAVAQKYIKKHSDPAKMDPEELFEEIERQADQGVDFMTLHCGVTYKAAELGSQNNRVLGIVSRGGALLARWMFKNKKENPLYTEYDRLLKIASKYNVTISLGDGLRPGGGCDAGDSAQWEELMVLGELTRRGQQAGVQCMIEGPGHVRLHEVEAQVISIKKLTHGAPLYVLGPLVIDSSPGYDHISGAIGAAVSVRAGVDFLCYLTPAEHLSLPNKDDVYQGVMASRIAAQAGEVSLGRPLALEREACISESRKKLDWDGMRNAALDANAVDLRREPHKKEKVCSMCGDFCSMDMLNDKW, from the coding sequence GTGTTTAGCTTAGAAAAAAATAAGGTGTTGTCTGAGTTAATTAGTAAACATATAGATAAAATTGCATTAGAAGAGAGATTAACCTCTGAGCAAATTAATTTAGGAATTTGTTCTGGTACAATGGTTTTATTAGGTAACCTAAAACATAGTGATGTTAAGCCAACACTTATAGGACAGCCTGCACGTATTAAGGTGAATGCAAATATTGGAACCTCTCCATTAGAAAGTTCTTTTAACAAGGAAATGGATAAACTTAAAGTAGCCTATGAAGCAGGTGCCGATACTGTTATGGATTTATCAACAGGTGGTGATTTATATAAGATAAGAGAAGAAATGCTTGCAGGAACTTCATTACCCCTTGGGACAGTCCCTTTGTATGCAGTTGCCCAAAAATATATCAAAAAACATTCTGATCCAGCAAAGATGGATCCAGAAGAGCTTTTTGAAGAAATTGAGAGACAAGCAGATCAGGGGGTAGACTTTATGACACTTCATTGTGGAGTGACATATAAGGCTGCAGAGTTAGGTTCTCAAAATAATCGTGTATTAGGAATTGTCTCTAGAGGTGGAGCCCTTTTAGCTCGTTGGATGTTTAAAAATAAAAAAGAGAATCCACTATATACAGAATATGATCGACTATTAAAAATTGCTTCTAAATATAATGTAACTATTTCTCTTGGTGATGGACTTCGACCTGGAGGGGGGTGTGACGCTGGTGATTCTGCCCAATGGGAAGAACTTATGGTTCTTGGAGAACTCACAAGACGTGGACAACAAGCAGGTGTTCAATGTATGATTGAAGGCCCTGGTCACGTTCGTTTACATGAAGTTGAAGCACAAGTGATAAGTATAAAAAAGCTTACACATGGTGCCCCATTATATGTATTAGGACCGTTAGTTATTGATTCGTCTCCAGGATATGATCATATCTCAGGTGCAATTGGTGCTGCTGTTTCTGTTCGTGCTGGTGTTGACTTTTTGTGTTATCTGACACCAGCTGAACATCTCTCACTTCCTAACAAAGATGATGTTTATCAAGGAGTTATGGCTTCACGGATTGCAGCACAGGCTGGTGAAGTGTCTTTAGGGCGTCCTTTAGCTTTGGAAAGAGAAGCTTGTATAAGCGAAAGTCGTAAGAAACTTGATTGGGATGGTATGCGGAACGCAGCCCTTGATGCTAATGCTGTAGATTTACGTCGAGAACCTCATAAGAAAGAAAAAGTATGTTCTATGTGTGGAGATTTTTGTTCAATGGATATGTTAAATGATAAATGGTAA
- a CDS encoding M16 family metallopeptidase: MPQNSIYASNNKKKTQFMKKRLFFIFSIFLLGVFMATYMVQPLEATSSIIKTNDILPENLTKKHPIVTRLCNGLTVLVLEDNRFPLVSTRLYVHTGSAYEKPEQSGISHILEHMVFKGTESRPNATISQEVEAVGGYLNAATSYDYTVYKTDMPSSQWKLGMDVVRDMAFHPMLDPQDLESEKKVILAELARGEDNPHSFAFKKLLAKSLAGTPYSRPIIGYPETINAVTSQDLKDYIATHYQPQDMLLVVVGDVKANEVLQEANHLFSKYNNTQNIILPLPYYAEELPLKEGQGTVTIIPGTWNKIYLTAAVPVSNALNIESNTLDVLAQLLGGDKTSLFYRTYKHEKQLVEDIQVTNYSFERTGVFLITAEVEISKIRPFWDTLTKDLANLSAKKFSQQELDRAKLNLEDNLYRTKETLPGLASKLGYFEFFLNGEEGEKNTIEAIQSVDIDMLDEAISKWIRPERFAAVVLPPKDVPMPNLQATLEKNWPKKHEEATVVNQSNNKEEIVKLGKKTVVLIPDNTLPYCSVTLLFSGGDALVSDEQQGLPSLTATILTKGTSNKTVIEIQNFLADRAADLSASAGRKTFSVTFTGPSKFNNELFPLVLDIIKNPVFFQPEVSRGIQDQLAAIKSQEDQPLGLAFRKTPPFLFPHSVYGYMQLGNPEVIKKFTQQDIKKFWEKQIAQPWVLAIAGQFDREKVLQFVRDLPEPIEDKIVVPEPSWGKERELDINIPGRNQAHLLLIYKTVPDTNPETPIFNVMETILSGQGGLLFRDLRDEQALGYTVTAFNRQTTETGYLGLYIGTEPNKISVAEKGFKDTIQQSLIDKLLPETELNRAKNQIEGEYYRERQSLGSRASEAAMLTLENRPLNYAMEQVKKATHVTAQQIKELAQRYLLSEKPYIVKILP; this comes from the coding sequence ATGCCACAAAATTCAATTTATGCTTCTAATAATAAAAAGAAAACTCAATTCATGAAAAAACGACTATTTTTTATCTTCTCTATTTTCCTATTAGGAGTATTTATGGCCACTTATATGGTTCAACCTTTAGAGGCAACCTCATCAATCATAAAGACAAATGATATTTTACCTGAAAATCTTACAAAAAAACATCCTATTGTTACACGATTATGTAATGGACTTACAGTTCTTGTACTTGAAGATAATCGCTTTCCTCTTGTCTCTACAAGACTTTATGTTCATACTGGTTCAGCATATGAAAAACCAGAACAATCTGGGATCAGTCATATATTAGAACATATGGTTTTTAAAGGAACAGAATCTCGTCCAAATGCAACAATTAGTCAAGAAGTTGAAGCAGTTGGTGGCTATCTGAATGCAGCAACAAGTTATGATTATACTGTATATAAAACTGATATGCCATCTAGCCAATGGAAGTTAGGTATGGATGTTGTGAGAGATATGGCATTTCATCCTATGCTTGATCCTCAAGATCTTGAATCTGAAAAAAAAGTTATCTTAGCTGAACTTGCACGAGGAGAAGATAATCCTCATTCATTTGCCTTTAAAAAACTTCTTGCAAAAAGTCTTGCAGGAACGCCATATTCTAGACCAATCATTGGTTATCCTGAAACAATTAATGCTGTGACTTCTCAAGACTTAAAGGATTATATTGCTACACACTATCAGCCACAAGACATGCTTCTTGTCGTTGTTGGAGATGTTAAGGCAAATGAAGTACTGCAAGAAGCAAATCATCTATTTAGTAAGTATAATAATACACAAAATATTATATTACCTTTACCATATTATGCAGAAGAACTTCCTCTTAAAGAAGGACAAGGGACTGTAACTATTATTCCTGGGACATGGAATAAAATCTATCTTACAGCTGCTGTTCCTGTTTCAAACGCACTTAATATTGAATCCAATACACTTGATGTCCTTGCACAACTTCTTGGTGGTGATAAAACTAGCTTATTTTATCGTACATACAAACATGAAAAACAATTAGTTGAAGATATCCAAGTTACAAATTATTCTTTTGAACGCACAGGAGTATTCTTAATCACAGCTGAAGTAGAAATTAGCAAAATAAGACCATTTTGGGATACATTGACAAAAGATCTTGCTAATCTTAGTGCTAAAAAGTTTTCTCAACAAGAACTTGATCGTGCTAAACTTAACTTAGAAGATAATCTTTATCGTACAAAAGAAACACTCCCAGGCCTTGCTTCAAAACTTGGTTATTTTGAATTTTTCTTAAATGGTGAAGAAGGAGAAAAAAATACAATTGAAGCTATTCAGAGTGTAGATATAGATATGCTTGATGAAGCTATTTCTAAATGGATTCGTCCAGAAAGATTTGCTGCTGTAGTTCTTCCTCCTAAAGACGTTCCTATGCCTAATCTACAAGCAACATTAGAAAAAAACTGGCCTAAAAAACATGAAGAAGCAACTGTAGTAAATCAATCTAACAATAAAGAAGAAATTGTTAAATTAGGAAAAAAGACAGTTGTTCTTATTCCAGATAATACATTACCATACTGTTCTGTTACACTCCTTTTTTCAGGAGGAGATGCTCTTGTCTCTGATGAACAACAAGGATTACCATCTCTTACAGCAACAATTCTAACAAAAGGAACATCTAACAAAACTGTAATAGAAATTCAAAATTTTCTAGCTGATAGAGCAGCTGATCTCTCTGCATCAGCTGGTAGAAAGACATTTTCTGTTACCTTTACAGGACCATCAAAATTTAACAATGAACTATTTCCTCTAGTATTAGATATAATTAAAAATCCAGTTTTTTTTCAACCAGAAGTATCTCGTGGGATTCAAGATCAACTTGCTGCTATTAAATCACAAGAAGATCAACCACTAGGTTTAGCGTTTAGAAAAACTCCTCCATTTCTCTTTCCCCATAGCGTATATGGCTATATGCAACTTGGAAATCCGGAAGTAATAAAAAAATTTACACAACAAGACATTAAAAAATTTTGGGAAAAACAAATAGCTCAACCATGGGTACTTGCTATTGCAGGACAATTTGATCGTGAAAAAGTTTTACAATTTGTAAGAGACTTACCTGAACCTATCGAAGACAAAATAGTAGTACCTGAACCTAGTTGGGGAAAAGAAAGAGAGCTTGATATTAATATCCCAGGAAGAAATCAAGCTCACTTATTACTTATTTATAAAACAGTCCCTGATACAAATCCTGAAACACCTATATTTAATGTTATGGAGACAATTCTTAGTGGTCAAGGAGGACTCCTCTTCCGTGATCTACGTGATGAACAAGCACTTGGATATACTGTTACAGCATTTAATAGACAAACGACAGAAACTGGCTATTTAGGCCTCTATATTGGTACAGAACCAAACAAAATATCTGTTGCTGAAAAAGGATTCAAAGATACCATACAACAATCTCTTATAGACAAACTTCTTCCAGAAACTGAACTTAATAGAGCAAAAAATCAAATTGAAGGCGAATACTATAGAGAAAGACAAAGTCTTGGAAGTCGTGCAAGTGAAGCTGCTATGCTTACATTAGAAAACAGACCACTTAACTATGCTATGGAACAAGTAAAAAAAGCAACACATGTAACTGCCCAACAGATAAAAGAATTAGCTCAACGATATCTCCTTAGCGAAAAACCTTATATCGTTAAAATATTGCCTTAA